A single Saccopteryx bilineata isolate mSacBil1 chromosome 9, mSacBil1_pri_phased_curated, whole genome shotgun sequence DNA region contains:
- the CDH3 gene encoding cadherin-3 isoform X2, whose protein sequence is MLSRTEVCWLPCAASDPCQADSGGAEVTLETRGAELERGQALGKEVFLGCPGQELSLLSIDDDFTVQNDRTVQEREALKSSSSKRILRRRKREWVVPPISVSENGKGPFPQKLNQLKSSKDRGTKIFYSITGPGADSPPEGVFTIEKETGWLLLNKPLDRETIAKYELFGHAVSENGASVEEPMNISIIVTDQNDHKPKFTQDIFRGSVLEGVVPGTSVMQVTATDEDDAVTTYNGVVAYSIHSQEPKDPHDLMFTIHRSTGTISVVSSGLDREKVPEYTLTVQATDMDGDGSTTTAVAIVEILDANDNAPMFDPLKYEARVPENAVGLEVQRLTVTDLDVPNSPAWHATYRILEGDDGDHFTITTHPESNQGILTTRKGLDFEAKNKHTLFVEVTNEASFVVKLPTSTATVVVHVEDVNEAPVFVPPSKAVEVQEDLSVGEPVCTYTARDPDKGSQEISYHILRDPAGWLAVDPDSGQVTAAGVLDREDERFVRNNIYEVMILATDNGSPPATGTGTLLLTLMDVNDHGPVPEPHQITICNQSPVPQVLNITDKDLSPHTSPFQAQLTHDSDIYWTAEVNEKGDAVALSLKKFLKQDTYEVHLSLSDRGNKEQPAVIRATVCDCHGHVETCPERWKGGFLLPILGAILALLFFLLMLLLLVRKKRKVKEPLLLPEDDTRDNVFYYGEEGGGEEDQDYDITQLHRGLEARPEVVLRNDVAPPFIPTPIYRPRPANPDEIGNFITENLKAANTDPTAPPYDSLLVFDYEGSGSEAASLSSLTSSATDQDQDYDYLNEWGSRFKKLADLYGGSQDD, encoded by the exons GAAAGGGAGGCCCTGAAGAGCTCCTCATCTAAACGTATCTTACGAAGACGCAAGAGAGAGTGGGTGGTCCCACCGATATCTGTCTCTGAGAATGGCAAGGGCCCCTTCCCTCAGAAGCTGAATCAG ctcaAATCTAGTAAGGACAGAGGCACCAAGATTTTCTACAGCAtcacagggcctggggcagacagTCCCCCTGAAGGTGTCTTTACTATAGAGAAGGAAACAGGCTGGTTGTTACTGAATAAGCCACTGGACCGGGAAACGATTGCCAAGTATGAG CTCTTCGGCCATGCTGTGTCAGAGAATGGTGCTTCAGTGGAAGAGCCCATGAACATCTCCATCATTGTGACAGACCAGAATGACCACAAGCCCAAGTTCACCCAGGATATCTTCAGAGGGAGCGTGTTGGAGGGGGTAGTTCCTG GCACTTCTGTGATGCAAGTGACAGCCACAGATGAGGACGATGCCGTCACCACTTACAACGGGGTGGTTGCTTATTCCATTCATAGCCAAGAGCCAAAGGACCCTCATGACCTCATGTTCACCATTCACCGGAGCACCGGCACCATCAGCGTCGTCTCCAGCGGCCTGGACAGGGAG AAAGTCCCTGAGTACACACTGACTGTCCAGGCTACCGACATGGACGGGGATGGCTCTACCACCACGGCGGTGGCCATAGTGGAAATCCTTGATGCCAATGACAATGCTCCCATGTTTGATCCTCTGAAG TACGAGGCCCGTGTACCTGAGAATGCAGTGGGCCTTGAGGTACAGAGGCTGACGGTGACTGATCTGGACGTCCCCAACTCACCGGCATGGCATGCCACCTACCGCATCTTAGAAGGTGACGATGGGGACCATTTTACCATCACCACCCACCCTGAGAGCAACCAGGGTATCCTGACAACCAGGAAG GGCTTGGATTTTGAGGCCAAAAACAAGCACACTCTGTTTGTTGAAGTTACCAACGAGGCTTCCTTTGTAGTGAAGCTCCCCACCTCTACAGCCACCGTGGTGGTCCATGTGGAGGACGTGAATGAGGCTCCCGTGTTTGTCCCGCCCTCCAAAGCTGTCGAGGTCCAGGAGGACCTCTCTGTTGGGGAGCCTGTGTGCACGTACACCGCGCGAGACCCTGACAAGGGGAGTCAGGAGATCAG CTACCATATTCTGAGAGACCCAGCAGGATGGCTAGCAGTGGACCCAGACAGTGGGCAGGTCACTGCTGCTGGCGTCTTGGACCGCGAGGATGAGCGGTTCGTGAGGAACAACATCTACGAAGTCATGATCTTGGCCACAGACAATG GGAGCCCTCCCGCCACTGGCACGGGGACCCTCCTGCTAACACTCATGGACGTCAATGACCACGGCCCTGTGCCTGAGCCACATCAGATCACCATCTGCAACCAAAGCCCTGTGCCCCAAGTGCTGAACATTACGGACAAGGAcctgtccccccacacctccCCTTTCCAGGCGCAGCTCACACATGACTCGGACATCTACTGGACAGCAGAGGTCAATGAGAAAG GAGACGCAGTGGCCTTGTCACTGAAGAAGTTCCTGAAGCAAGACACATATGAGGTGCACCTGTCTCTGTCTGACCGTGGCAACAAGGAGCAGCCGGCCGTGATCAGGGCCACTGTATGCGACTGCCACGGCCACGTGGAGACCTGCCCCGAACGCTGGAAGGGGGGTTTCCTTCTCCCCATCCTGGGGGCCATCCTGGCTCTGCTGT TCTTCCTGCTGATGCTCCTGTTGCTGGTGAGAAAGAAGCGAAAGGTCAAGGAACCCCTTCTGCTCCCGGAAGACGACACCCGTGACAATGTCTTCTACTATGGCGAAGAAGGGGGTGGCGAGGAGGACCAG GACTATGACATCACCCAACTCCACCGGGGTCTGGAGGCCCGGCCTGAGGTTGTTCTCCGCAACGATGTGGCACCACCCTTTATCCCCACACCCATATACCGTCCGCGACCAGCCAACCCAGATGAAATTGGCAACTTCATCACCGAG AACCTGAAGGCAGCAAACACAGACCCCACCGCCCCACCCTATGACTCCCTGTTGGTGTTCGACTATGAAGGCAGCGGCTCTGAAGCCGCCTCGTTGAGCTCCCTCACCTCCTCGGCTACTGACCAGGACCAAGACTACGACTATCTGAATGAATGGGGCAGCCGCTTCAAGAAGCTGGCGGACCTGTATGGGGGTAGCCAGGATGACTAG